From Gammaproteobacteria bacterium, a single genomic window includes:
- a CDS encoding helix-turn-helix domain-containing protein, whose translation MLVELGVVEQRYQAVLEVLGGATVVDVARRYGVARQTVHVWLRRYASDGLAGLVDRSSKPDSCPHQTPADIEARIVEMRRAHRGWGPRTIGYYLEREGIDPVPSRSSIYRTLVRHGLIDPQKRKRSRSDYRRWERARAMELWQMDITGGVRLGRAEGGHRYR comes from the coding sequence GTGTTGGTGGAGTTGGGTGTTGTGGAGCAGCGGTATCAGGCGGTGTTGGAGGTGCTTGGCGGAGCGACGGTGGTCGATGTGGCCCGTCGGTATGGGGTGGCTCGTCAGACTGTTCATGTCTGGCTGCGCCGGTATGCCTCTGATGGGCTGGCAGGTTTGGTGGACCGGTCGTCGAAGCCTGATTCGTGTCCGCATCAGACCCCGGCTGACATTGAGGCTCGGATCGTTGAGATGAGGAGGGCGCATCGGGGTTGGGGGCCTCGGACGATTGGCTATTACTTGGAGCGGGAGGGGATAGATCCGGTTCCGTCTCGTTCGTCGATCTATAGGACGCTGGTCCGTCACGGGTTGATCGACCCTCAGAAGCGGAAGAGGAGCCGGTCGGATTACAGGCGGTGGGAGCGGGCCCGGGCGATGGAGTTGTGGCAGATGGACATCACCGGTGGTGTCCGCCTCGGTCGAGCTGAAGGTGGTCACCGGTATCGATGA